Proteins from a single region of Lelliottia sp. JS-SCA-14:
- a CDS encoding DUF3251 domain-containing protein: MTRRYLRILVVGSLFTLSACAQQSEVRQMKQSVNTLNTAMTKLNQETVKITQQNALNAKSSSGVYLLPGANTPALLKSQIGTLRMSLVNVAPNADGTRATLRIQGQSNDPLPAFSGTVEWGQLQGTTESYQEVNVQNQLVTAPASVLAPSDVDIPLQLNGTTPEQLGFIRIHDIQPAVQ, translated from the coding sequence ATGACAAGACGTTACCTAAGAATTCTCGTGGTGGGAAGTCTCTTCACCCTCAGCGCCTGCGCGCAGCAAAGCGAAGTACGCCAGATGAAACAGAGCGTGAACACGCTCAATACGGCGATGACGAAGCTGAACCAGGAGACGGTCAAGATCACCCAGCAAAACGCGCTGAATGCCAAATCCAGCAGCGGTGTGTACCTGCTGCCGGGCGCGAACACGCCTGCCCTGCTGAAAAGCCAGATCGGTACGCTGCGCATGTCGCTGGTGAACGTTGCACCAAACGCCGACGGCACGCGCGCGACGCTGCGTATTCAGGGCCAGTCCAACGATCCGCTCCCGGCGTTTAGCGGCACCGTCGAGTGGGGCCAGCTGCAGGGCACGACCGAGAGTTATCAGGAAGTGAACGTGCAGAATCAGCTGGTGACGGCTCCGGCCAGCGTGCTGGCTCCGAGCGATGTCGATATCCCGCTGCAATTGAACGGCACAACGCCGGAACAGTTAGGTTTCATCCGCATCCACGATATCCAGCCCGCCGTTCAGTAA
- a CDS encoding M24 family metallopeptidase: MPMVTLSSVPQPAVWHGIPSVTLSDETLRERKAKVLLRMQQQGLDALVIYADKEHGGNFEYLTGFIPRFEEALLVLHSTGEAVLVLGNENLKLAAHARLENRVVHAPWFSLPNQPMDNQQSLPVLLKSAGVTTGKTLGLAGWKLFTGKGDDVSQMFDLPAFIVDAIRQAGEGTAHLRNATGIFIDPDGGARTTNNANEIAHYEYGANLASTAILTALNAIAPGKTEKEIASLLAAEGQPNNVVTIAATGDRFAFANLYPSDKAIQRGDKFSLTASYKGGLSSRAAYVVADASELAPAVADYLDVVAKPYFQAVVTWLEHLHIGMRGGEMYDLIEQVLPKAEYHWQLNPGHLVADEEWLCSPIGPKSDALLRSGMMLQIDIIPSRAGYAGASIEDTVALADEPLRQALASEYPALWERVVARRAYIAEHIGIQLPDEVLPMSNTVGYLRPWLLDQGRALVCK; encoded by the coding sequence ATGCCGATGGTCACCCTTTCTTCTGTTCCCCAGCCTGCCGTCTGGCACGGCATCCCTTCCGTTACGCTAAGCGATGAAACCTTGCGTGAGCGTAAAGCTAAAGTATTGCTCCGCATGCAGCAGCAGGGGCTGGACGCGCTGGTTATCTACGCTGACAAAGAGCACGGCGGCAACTTTGAATACCTCACCGGTTTTATTCCGCGCTTTGAAGAGGCGCTGCTGGTGCTGCATTCTACGGGCGAAGCGGTTCTGGTGCTGGGGAATGAAAACCTCAAGCTGGCCGCTCATGCGCGACTCGAGAATCGGGTTGTCCATGCGCCGTGGTTTTCGCTGCCGAATCAGCCGATGGATAATCAACAGTCGCTGCCGGTGCTGCTGAAATCCGCTGGCGTGACGACGGGTAAAACCCTCGGGTTAGCGGGCTGGAAGCTGTTTACGGGCAAGGGCGACGACGTAAGTCAGATGTTCGATCTGCCTGCGTTTATCGTCGATGCGATTCGCCAGGCGGGTGAGGGTACTGCGCATTTGCGCAATGCTACCGGGATTTTTATCGATCCTGACGGCGGAGCCCGCACAACCAACAATGCCAATGAAATCGCGCACTACGAATACGGTGCGAACCTGGCCTCCACGGCGATCCTCACGGCGTTAAACGCCATCGCACCCGGTAAAACCGAAAAAGAGATCGCTTCTCTGCTGGCGGCAGAAGGCCAGCCGAACAATGTGGTGACGATCGCGGCGACGGGCGATCGTTTCGCGTTCGCCAATCTCTACCCCAGCGACAAAGCTATTCAGCGCGGGGATAAATTCTCGCTCACCGCCAGCTACAAAGGCGGGTTAAGCAGCCGGGCGGCTTACGTCGTGGCGGATGCATCGGAGCTTGCGCCCGCGGTTGCTGACTATCTCGACGTGGTGGCTAAACCCTATTTCCAGGCGGTGGTGACCTGGCTTGAACATCTGCACATCGGGATGCGCGGCGGGGAGATGTATGACCTGATTGAGCAGGTTCTGCCGAAAGCTGAGTACCACTGGCAGCTGAATCCGGGGCATCTGGTGGCGGATGAAGAGTGGCTCTGCTCGCCGATTGGCCCGAAATCAGACGCTCTCTTGCGAAGCGGGATGATGCTGCAGATCGATATTATTCCTTCCCGAGCCGGATACGCCGGGGCAAGCATTGAGGATACGGTAGCGCTGGCGGATGAGCCGTTGCGTCAGGCGCTTGCAAGTGAGTATCCTGCGCTGTGGGAGCGGGTGGTGGCGCGCCGGGCGTACATTGCGGAGCATATCGGTATTCAGCTGCCGGATGAGGTGCTGCCGATGTCTAACACCGTGGGCTATTTGCGTCCGTGGCTGCTGGATCAGGGGCGGGCGCTGGTCTGCAAATAG
- the secD gene encoding protein translocase subunit SecD, with the protein MLNRYPLWKYIMLVVVLIVGLLYALPNLYGEDPAVQITGARGVAASEQTLIQVQKTLQEEKITAKSVALEEGAILARFDTTDTQLRAREALMGVLGDKYVVALNLAPATPRWLASINAEPMKLGLDLRGGVHFLMEVDMDTALGKLQEQNIDSLRSDLREKGIPYTTVRKEDNYGLSITFRDATARDQAVDYLTGRHRDMVISRQGSNQLRAVMTDVRLSEAREYAVQQNINILRNRVNQLGVAEPLVQRQGADRIVVELPGIQDTARAKEILGATATLEFRLVNTNVDQSAAASGRVPGDSEVKQTREGQPVVLYKRVILTGDHITDSTSNQDEYNQPQVNISLDSAGGNIMSNFTKDNIGKPMATLFVEYKDSGKKDANGRAILVKEEEVINIANIQSRLGNSFRITGINNPNEARQLSLLLRAGALIAPIQIVEERTIGPTLGMQNITQGLEACLAGLAVSIIFMLFFYKKFGLIATSALLANLVLIIGIMSLLPGATLTMPGIAGIVLTLAVAVDANVLINERIKEELSNGRSVQQAIDEGYKGAFSSIFDANVTTLIKVLILYAVGTGAIKGFAITTGIGVATSMFTAIVGTRAIVNLLYGGKRVKKLSI; encoded by the coding sequence GTGTTAAACCGTTATCCTTTGTGGAAGTACATCATGCTGGTCGTCGTGCTAATCGTCGGCCTGCTGTACGCACTTCCCAACCTGTATGGTGAGGATCCGGCCGTTCAAATCACTGGCGCGCGCGGTGTCGCCGCCAGTGAGCAAACGCTGATCCAGGTCCAGAAAACGTTACAAGAAGAAAAAATTACCGCTAAGTCTGTGGCACTGGAAGAGGGCGCTATTCTTGCTCGCTTCGACACCACCGACACGCAGCTCCGCGCACGTGAAGCGCTGATGGGCGTGCTGGGTGACAAATATGTCGTGGCGTTAAACCTTGCTCCTGCAACCCCGCGTTGGTTAGCCTCCATCAATGCAGAGCCGATGAAACTCGGTCTCGATCTGCGTGGCGGCGTTCACTTCCTGATGGAAGTGGATATGGATACCGCGCTCGGCAAGCTGCAGGAACAGAACATTGATAGCCTGCGCAGCGATCTGCGTGAAAAAGGCATTCCTTACACCACCGTGCGTAAGGAAGATAACTACGGTCTGAGCATTACCTTCCGTGACGCTACGGCGCGCGATCAGGCGGTGGACTATCTCACTGGTCGTCACCGCGATATGGTGATTTCTCGTCAGGGTAGCAACCAGCTGCGCGCGGTCATGACCGATGTGCGTCTGAGCGAAGCGCGTGAATACGCGGTTCAGCAGAACATCAATATCCTGCGTAACCGTGTGAACCAGCTGGGCGTTGCTGAGCCGCTGGTACAGCGTCAGGGTGCTGACCGTATCGTGGTTGAGCTGCCGGGTATCCAGGACACCGCGCGCGCCAAAGAGATTTTGGGTGCGACTGCCACGCTGGAATTCCGTCTGGTGAACACCAACGTCGATCAATCCGCCGCGGCGTCTGGTCGTGTTCCGGGTGATTCCGAAGTGAAACAGACCCGTGAAGGTCAGCCAGTTGTGCTGTACAAACGCGTGATTCTGACCGGTGACCACATCACCGACTCCACCTCGAATCAGGACGAATACAACCAGCCGCAGGTTAACATCTCGCTGGATAGCGCGGGTGGTAACATCATGTCCAACTTCACGAAGGATAACATCGGTAAACCGATGGCGACCCTGTTCGTGGAGTATAAAGACAGCGGTAAGAAAGATGCCAACGGTCGTGCGATTCTGGTGAAAGAGGAAGAGGTGATTAACATCGCCAACATCCAGTCTCGCCTGGGTAACAGCTTCCGTATTACCGGTATCAACAACCCGAACGAAGCGCGTCAGCTCTCTCTGCTGCTGCGTGCCGGTGCGCTGATTGCGCCAATTCAGATTGTTGAAGAACGGACCATTGGTCCAACACTGGGGATGCAAAACATCACTCAGGGTCTGGAAGCCTGTCTGGCCGGTCTGGCGGTGTCGATTATCTTCATGCTGTTCTTCTACAAGAAGTTTGGCCTGATTGCGACCTCCGCGCTGCTGGCAAACCTGGTACTGATTATCGGGATCATGTCCCTGCTGCCAGGGGCAACGCTGACCATGCCGGGTATCGCGGGTATCGTCCTAACCCTTGCGGTAGCGGTCGATGCCAACGTATTGATAAACGAACGTATTAAAGAAGAACTGAGTAACGGTCGCTCCGTACAACAGGCGATCGATGAAGGTTATAAAGGCGCCTTCAGCTCGATCTTCGATGCGAACGTAACAACACTGATTAAGGTTCTTATCCTGTATGCAGTGGGTACTGGCGCCATCAAAGGCTTTGCTATCACCACCGGTATCGGTGTGGCAACGTCGATGTTTACCGCTATTGTCGGCACCCGTGCCATCGTGAACCTGCTGTATGGCGGCAAGCGCGTCAAAAAGCTGTCTATCTGA
- the nrdR gene encoding transcriptional regulator NrdR has translation MHCPFCSAVDTKVIDSRLVGEGSSVRRRRQCLVCNERFTTFEVAELVMPRVVKSNDVREPFNEEKLRRGMLKALEKRPVSADDVEMALNHIKSHLRGTGEREVPSKMIGNLVMEQLKKLDKVAYIRFASVYRSFEDIKEFGEEIARLQD, from the coding sequence ATGCATTGCCCATTCTGTTCCGCTGTGGATACCAAAGTAATCGACTCCCGTCTTGTAGGTGAAGGCTCCTCGGTCCGCCGTCGTCGGCAGTGTCTGGTGTGCAACGAACGTTTCACCACCTTCGAGGTGGCAGAGCTGGTGATGCCGCGCGTGGTGAAAAGTAACGATGTGCGCGAGCCGTTCAACGAAGAGAAACTGCGCAGAGGGATGCTAAAAGCACTGGAAAAACGGCCAGTCAGCGCAGATGACGTCGAAATGGCGCTTAATCACATTAAATCGCATCTGCGTGGCACCGGCGAGCGCGAAGTGCCGAGCAAAATGATCGGCAACCTGGTGATGGAGCAGCTTAAAAAGCTCGATAAAGTGGCCTACATCCGCTTCGCGTCTGTCTATCGCAGCTTCGAAGACATCAAAGAATTCGGCGAAGAGATCGCCCGCCTACAGGATTAA
- a CDS encoding nucleoside-specific channel-forming protein Tsx: protein MKKTLLAAGAVLALSSSFAVNAAENSKPEYVSDWWHQSVNVVGSYHTRFGPQIRNDTYLEYEAFAKKDWFDFYGYADAPVFFGGNTDAKGIWNHGSPLFMEIEPRFSIDKLTGADLSFGPFKEWYVANNYIYDMGRNKSGRQSTWYMGLGTDIDTGLPMSLSMNVYAKYQWQNYGASNENEWDGYRFKVKYFVPITQLWGGNLSYIGFTNFDWGSDLGDDNFIDNNGKQARTSNSIASSHILALNYDHWHYSVVARYWHNGGQWNDDASLNFGDGDFSVRSTGWGGYLVVGYNF, encoded by the coding sequence ATGAAAAAAACATTATTAGCAGCCGGTGCAGTTCTGGCACTTTCTTCCTCTTTCGCTGTTAACGCAGCAGAAAATTCAAAACCTGAATATGTTTCCGACTGGTGGCACCAGAGCGTCAACGTGGTAGGCAGCTACCACACCCGCTTCGGACCACAGATCCGCAACGATACCTACCTGGAATACGAAGCTTTCGCCAAGAAAGACTGGTTTGATTTCTACGGTTACGCCGATGCCCCGGTCTTCTTCGGTGGTAACACCGACGCGAAAGGTATCTGGAACCACGGTTCTCCGCTGTTCATGGAAATTGAACCGCGCTTTTCTATCGACAAGCTGACAGGCGCAGACCTGAGCTTCGGTCCGTTCAAAGAGTGGTATGTGGCGAACAACTACATCTACGATATGGGCCGCAACAAGTCTGGCCGTCAGAGCACCTGGTACATGGGTCTGGGTACGGACATTGACACCGGTCTGCCGATGAGCCTGTCCATGAACGTGTATGCAAAATACCAGTGGCAGAACTACGGTGCGTCTAACGAAAACGAGTGGGATGGCTACCGTTTCAAAGTGAAATACTTTGTACCGATCACCCAGCTGTGGGGCGGTAACCTGAGCTATATCGGCTTCACCAACTTCGACTGGGGTTCCGATCTGGGCGATGACAACTTCATCGACAACAACGGTAAGCAGGCGCGCACCAGCAACTCTATCGCGTCCAGCCACATCCTGGCGCTGAACTACGATCACTGGCACTACTCCGTAGTTGCGCGTTACTGGCACAACGGTGGTCAGTGGAACGACGACGCAAGCCTGAACTTCGGCGACGGTGATTTCAGCGTCCGTTCTACCGGTTGGGGTGGTTACCTGGTTGTGGGTTACAACTTCTAA
- the ribD gene encoding bifunctional diaminohydroxyphosphoribosylaminopyrimidine deaminase/5-amino-6-(5-phosphoribosylamino)uracil reductase RibD, with translation MQDEIYMARAMKLAQRGRFTTHPNPNVGCVIVKDGEIVGEGFHYRAGEPHAEVHALRMAGEKARGATAYVTLEPCSHHGRTPPCCEALIAAGVARVVTSMQDPNPQVAGRGLYRLQQEGIDVSHGLMMNDAEALNKGFLKRMRTGFPYIQLKLGASVDGRTAMASGESQWITSPQARRDVQRLRAQSHAILTSSETVLADDPAMTVRWDELDADTQALYPQENLRQPLRIVLDRQNRVTPAHRIVQQPGETWIARTQEDGREWPETVRSFMVPEHNGHIDLVVMMMLLGKQQVNSIWVEAGPTLAGALLQAGLVDELIVYVAPKLLGDDARGLFVLPGLEKLADAPQLKFSEIRQVGPDVCLHLTPA, from the coding sequence ATGCAGGATGAGATTTACATGGCGCGAGCGATGAAGCTCGCGCAGCGCGGACGATTCACCACCCATCCCAATCCGAACGTTGGCTGCGTCATTGTCAAAGACGGCGAGATCGTCGGCGAAGGTTTTCACTATCGCGCCGGTGAGCCGCACGCAGAAGTTCACGCGCTACGTATGGCGGGCGAAAAAGCCCGCGGCGCGACGGCCTATGTGACGCTGGAGCCCTGCAGCCATCACGGGCGCACGCCGCCATGCTGCGAAGCGCTAATCGCGGCGGGTGTGGCGCGGGTCGTCACCTCTATGCAGGACCCGAACCCGCAGGTGGCGGGGCGCGGACTGTATCGCCTGCAGCAAGAGGGGATCGACGTCAGCCACGGGCTGATGATGAACGATGCCGAGGCGCTGAATAAAGGTTTTCTCAAGCGCATGCGGACCGGTTTTCCGTACATCCAGCTGAAGCTGGGCGCATCCGTCGACGGTCGTACGGCGATGGCCAGCGGTGAAAGCCAGTGGATCACCTCCCCGCAGGCAAGGCGCGATGTGCAACGTCTGCGCGCGCAAAGCCATGCTATTCTCACCAGCAGTGAAACGGTGCTGGCGGATGATCCGGCGATGACCGTGCGCTGGGACGAGCTCGACGCCGACACCCAGGCGCTCTATCCGCAAGAGAATCTGCGCCAGCCGCTGCGCATTGTACTGGATCGTCAGAATCGCGTCACACCCGCGCACCGCATCGTGCAGCAGCCGGGCGAAACCTGGATTGCGCGTACCCAGGAAGATGGCCGCGAATGGCCGGAAACCGTGCGCAGCTTCATGGTGCCGGAGCATAACGGCCACATCGATTTAGTGGTGATGATGATGCTGCTCGGCAAACAGCAGGTGAACAGCATCTGGGTCGAAGCTGGCCCGACGCTTGCCGGTGCGCTGTTGCAGGCAGGGCTGGTGGATGAACTGATTGTCTACGTTGCGCCTAAACTGTTAGGTGACGATGCGCGCGGCCTGTTTGTGCTGCCCGGCCTTGAAAAACTGGCCGACGCACCGCAGCTCAAATTTAGCGAAATTCGGCAGGTTGGCCCGGACGTGTGCCTGCATTTAACCCCTGCGTGA
- the secF gene encoding protein translocase subunit SecF: MAQEYTVEQLNHGRKVWDFMRWDYWAFGISGFLLIVSIAIIGVRGFNWGLDFTGGTVIEISLEKPIDMDHMRESLQKAGFEEPLLQNFGSSRDIMVRMPPVHDANGSQELGSKVVKVINETTSQDATVKRIEFVGPSVGADLAQTGAMALLVALISILVYVGFRFEWRLAAGVVIALAHDVVITMGVLSLFHIEIDLTIVASLMSVIGYSLNDSIVVSDRIRENFRKIRRGTPYEIFNVSLTQTLHRTLITSGTTLMVILMLFLFGGPVLEGFSLTMLIGVSIGTASSIYVASALALKLGMKREHLLQQKVEKEGADQPSILP; the protein is encoded by the coding sequence GTGGCACAGGAATATACTGTTGAACAATTGAACCATGGCCGTAAAGTCTGGGACTTTATGCGCTGGGACTACTGGGCCTTCGGCATTTCAGGTTTCCTCCTGATTGTGTCGATCGCCATTATCGGTGTCCGTGGGTTTAACTGGGGTCTGGATTTCACCGGTGGTACGGTGATTGAAATCTCCCTGGAAAAACCGATCGATATGGACCACATGCGCGAATCGCTGCAGAAAGCGGGCTTCGAAGAGCCGCTGCTGCAGAACTTTGGCAGCAGCCGCGACATCATGGTGCGTATGCCTCCGGTTCATGATGCCAATGGCAGCCAGGAGCTGGGCAGCAAGGTGGTTAAGGTCATTAACGAAACCACCAGCCAGGACGCGACGGTTAAACGTATCGAATTCGTCGGCCCAAGCGTTGGGGCCGATCTGGCTCAGACAGGGGCGATGGCGCTGCTGGTTGCGCTGATCTCGATTCTGGTTTACGTCGGTTTCCGCTTCGAATGGCGTCTGGCGGCAGGGGTGGTTATCGCCCTGGCGCACGACGTGGTCATTACGATGGGCGTGCTGTCGCTGTTCCATATTGAGATTGACCTGACCATCGTTGCGTCGCTGATGTCGGTGATCGGTTACTCACTGAACGACAGCATCGTGGTATCTGACCGTATTCGTGAGAACTTCCGTAAGATCCGTCGCGGTACGCCGTACGAAATCTTCAACGTCTCTCTGACCCAAACGTTGCACCGTACGTTGATCACTTCCGGGACGACCTTGATGGTTATCCTGATGCTGTTCCTCTTCGGTGGCCCGGTGCTGGAAGGCTTCTCGCTGACCATGCTGATCGGTGTCTCCATCGGTACGGCGTCTTCTATCTACGTCGCGTCCGCGCTGGCGTTGAAACTGGGCATGAAGCGTGAGCACCTGCTCCAGCAGAAAGTTGAGAAGGAAGGGGCGGATCAGCCGTCCATCCTGCCGTAA
- the ribE gene encoding 6,7-dimethyl-8-ribityllumazine synthase produces the protein MNIIEAAVATPDARVAITIARFNNFINDSLLDGAIDALKRIGQVKDDNITVVWVPGAYELPLAAGALAKTGKYDAVIALGTVIRGGTAHFEYVAGGASNGLAHVAQDSEIPVAFGVLTTESIEQAIERAGTKAGNKGAEAALTALEMINVLKAIKA, from the coding sequence ATGAATATTATTGAAGCTGCTGTTGCTACCCCGGACGCTCGCGTCGCCATCACTATTGCGCGTTTCAACAACTTCATCAACGACAGCCTGCTGGACGGCGCGATTGACGCCCTGAAACGTATTGGCCAGGTCAAAGATGACAATATTACCGTTGTTTGGGTTCCAGGTGCCTACGAACTGCCGTTGGCAGCGGGCGCTTTGGCGAAAACCGGTAAATACGACGCGGTGATTGCGCTGGGTACGGTCATTCGTGGCGGCACTGCTCACTTCGAATACGTGGCGGGTGGTGCAAGCAATGGTCTGGCGCACGTGGCACAGGATTCTGAAATTCCTGTCGCATTCGGCGTACTGACCACCGAAAGTATTGAACAAGCCATCGAACGCGCTGGCACCAAAGCCGGTAACAAAGGTGCAGAAGCTGCACTGACCGCGCTGGAAATGATCAACGTATTGAAAGCCATTAAGGCCTGA
- the yajC gene encoding preprotein translocase subunit YajC yields MSFFISDAVAATGAPSQGSPMSLILMLVVFGLIFYFMILRPQQKRTKEHKNLMNSIAKGDEVLTNGGLVGRVTKVAETGYISIALNDTTEVVIKRDFVAAVLPKGTMKAL; encoded by the coding sequence ATGAGCTTTTTTATTTCTGATGCGGTAGCAGCAACTGGCGCTCCGTCGCAGGGCAGCCCGATGTCTCTGATTCTGATGCTGGTGGTGTTTGGTCTGATCTTCTACTTCATGATCCTGCGCCCACAGCAGAAACGTACCAAAGAACACAAAAACCTGATGAACTCCATCGCGAAAGGCGATGAAGTGCTGACCAATGGCGGTCTGGTGGGTCGTGTGACGAAAGTAGCGGAAACTGGCTACATCTCTATCGCACTGAACGATACCACTGAAGTGGTTATCAAACGTGACTTCGTTGCTGCCGTACTGCCGAAAGGCACGATGAAGGCGCTGTAA